The genome window TACACTAGATCTCACAGAAACATTGAAATGGATGAGAGGGCGCAGcattgaagatgatttgaaagAACAGGGTGAGTCCCCCTCAATTGCTGGGAAGTCCGTTTTCGATCAGAAAGTTGAACTTCTAGGTAGGCACTTATCTGAACTATACACTACTGTTCTTGATTCAATGACTGTCACAGCTTCAAATAGTACACTGGTAGGAAAATCTGTTGAAAGGTTGGTCAACGCAATCCAACCAAACTTCAGTCACTTGGTCAGAAATGAATCAAACAGCTTAAGTGAATTCGTTTCTTCAGTTATGGGAAAACAGATGTCTAAAAAAGAACATGCCAGATGGCAGAAGATCCCAAGTTTTTCCTTGATTTTTGTCCTTTTCTTCCGTCTATATATATCATGTAGAAGTTTGTATCAGCAATCGATTGGCCTCATGCCTCCAGATGTAGCTGCAAAAGCAGCAGAACAAGTGAAGAGTCCGTTCATTGTGTGCTCAGGAAAAGAATGGACCAATCCAGCCAATATTCTCGGGGAAGGTTATTTTGCTTGGATTGTTGAAAGTTCGAGCTCCCTTTTGGATGTTATTGAGAGTTTATCAAAATCTCTTTCAAGAAATTGTTCTTCTTTTGCTCCGCTTGTTTACAGCTTTCATGTGATGGCTATGCAGAGACTCAATGACCTTAACAGGCAGATTAAggcatttgattttttgctTGAAGATGGTGCACAGCAACTTGATAAGGAGGATATAGGAAACACTCAACTATTAAAGGAGTCTTGCAGTCTCGAGGCCGCTCGACTGACCAGTTTTATGATGAGTTATGTGAGGTTATTATCTTCAGGAGATAATGACCCTTTTGAGTGTTATGAAATTATTGGTTCCTGGGATTTGAGCGTATGCTCTTTAAATGAAGGTTCTTTTCCTATAGCAACTTGGCAGCTTCTCTGcgacaacattgatatttggAGCTCTCATGCATCTAGGAAGGATTTGAAGAACTTCTTTTCTAATCTGATAAGGTTTTCTTTTGTTCAAAAGTGGTCTTGCACAGATACGGAGGAGAATATTGGCACTCTATCTTCATACAGAAAAATCAATTTGCGTAATATTTCGGTGGGGCTCCTTTGCGATACTATTATTTATGATAAAAAGGTATCTATCATCCTAATCCTTCCATCTAAAGAAAATATTGCTGAGTAACCTATCGAGTATGTTGGTGCTTTTAAATCTGCTGTTTGATGATCAATGTTTATTTTGTATTCAACGGTTGGGGTGCTTTCTTTCTCATGCCTTTCCTAATGACTTGATGTAATTTGAATTTTATGCTTCCTAGGTACTcttgaagaatttggcatcaagtTTTTGCCATGCTTTGAAGAAATCGATATCTTCTTTTGTCAACAACTCTGATGAAGATAACGCCCTGTTGGACTCCTCGCCTGATTTGATGGAGATTATATGTAACCTGGAAAATGAGAAGTTGATTGGTACAGATTCTGATGCCACACATGCCCATTGCATAGACAAATACTGGATCTGTGAGAATTTACTTAATTTCTTGAGTACAGTTCCTGGATTTCATGCAAAATCCAAGTCATTCCTACGGCTTATAAATTATATTCTCCATTTTGAGAGGTAAGTGTGAAGTTTACAACTTTGCCCATATGTGTTAATTACGATGCATTGATGCCTATGCTTTGTTGAATCTTATACCAATTCAGAAACGTCGAACTATATGCTCCTTCCATTCTCAAATACTGTGCTTTTTTGACCAAAAGTTTTGTTCATAAATACTTGGCACTTTTTCAGCCCCTAGCTTCATTTTCCGTCCAAAGCTCATTAATTGCACCTGTGCCTTTGACTTTGACTCTGTTTTTGATCTTAATGTTCAAACTTCAACTGGCGAATTTAAACAAATACATATGCAAACAGCTATAAATATATAACATTCTTAAAGTACCTTATATAGCAAATCTAACACTACTATTTCTATTTTACCTAACTGAATGCTTAAGTACCTTAGATTGGAAATCTAACACTACTATTTCCACTTTACCTAACTGAATTGCTTAAGTACCTTAGATGGGAAATCTAACAGTGAAGTCTATTGTGAAAAGTATTTTGAAAACAGAGGGAGGGAATTGGAGGGTATGTGTATCGTGTAACAGgtcctttgtttccttttttgttgttgttgatcatGATGATTGTTGACACTCATGGCAACACAAACATGGCTAACATCATCAGTGTCGTTGTTGGTAGTTTTTCATGGCATCACAAAAGCCTTGTTAATATAGTCATTGATCTATACGACTTGTCGACTTAAGACATTTTCAGTTTTGATGCTTGATTTTATTGATATCAGGATCTCTAGTTTCTACTCATTTTCTATGTGCTCAGTGAATTAAGCTCATTTTGTCACATGATAGCAAGTCTAGGTGGACTATGTGTCAGTTATTATAACCAGTTCCCTGGGAATGTGGGTTGTCAGAAAATAGGGGAAATATGTGCCAGTGTGCACATTTCTTATCTGCAATGTTAATGTGATGATCTTGTTGCTGACCATTAATTGCTTTCTTCCCTTGCAGACTCCTGCTACTGAAATTGCTAGGTCGTCGCTGTGAATTCTGCAATCCCATGAAGCTACTGCATTTGTTTATATGCTGTCGTAGGGCAATGAAAAATCTCATCTTGAAATTTGGTAAAGAGCGCCCAGATTCAAAGCAATACTTGGCCTTATCAAAAAAATTTGGTAACTTGTATTCCCTGGTTTGGTTCTTGAGATCTGTTCAGGAAATTGTTGGTTCATCACATAAAATATTTGATGAGTGTACTGATGAGGTGAAAAATACCATATTCTCCTTGGTAAATAAGACATCAGAATTATTTTCTACACTAGCTAATTTGAATTCGATAATTTGCTTGTTGGGTTACAAGAAACAAATTAAATCTTCCCTGACTGGCAGCCCTATCGAAAGCAACACTTCAGAACATGATGAACAGACATTTGATATAGTAGAAAATTCAGCCTTGGAGTGTGTCAAAAGTATGGCTGAACTGTTACAGAAGACTACAACTGTCATACCTGTAACTGTAAAGGATAGCAAGTGTGTTATCAAGTTAGAAAATTGTCGTAACACGGTATGTTGGAATAGATTGTCATGCACCATGTCTTGCATAGGTGGATTCTTGTGGGGTCTCATTTCAGCATTAGAAAGCACATTAGAAAATTATCCAATAGCAAGCTTAGAGGAAAGGAAAATGATGCTTCAGTATTATTCCAGATTTAGCACGTATATTGCTAAATTTGAGACCTTTGTAGACATCTGCCTTCATGTGTTGTTTATGGGTAACAAGGATTCTGGCTCTGTTGATTTAATCTCTGTTCGTCTTCCACAAGAGCTGGATTGTGAGAATGGTTTTCTGAATATTGATGCAGCCATGGATGAATGGAAAAAGTATGATCTAAAGGATAACGAGTTTCCTGCCCATTCAAATGGCATATCCGGGGTTTCATGTGAAAGTCATGGTTTTGATCTGTCTAATATACAGTCTATGCAAAATTTCCATTTGGAAAACCTTTTGAAAGGTGAATGTCCACTCATAGCATTAACGTTGAGGGAGGTCTATAATGTATCTGCTGCTATTGTTAAACTTCATGGCACCCTATCCTTTCCAAGCAATAATTCTAGGCAGACATGCAGCCCTGCCCGACAGCTTTCATTGGGCACAATGGTTGGGACAGCTTTTGTCACTCTACAGAAAATTGCAGACATGTCTAGCTGGCCACACATGTTTTCTCTTGTATGGATTGATGGGGTATTAAGATATCTTGAAGTTTTAGTAAGTGCTTTTACATTGCCTGAGCTCAACATCTCAATAGAACTGTATACTCAGATAGTACATACCCATTTGAGGGCTATTGGGAAATGCATCTTACTTCAAGGAAAGAATGCAACTTTGCCTACCCATGAGATTGGCTCAAGTACAAAAACACTTCAATTACAGAATGCATCTGGTTATGTTTTTCCTAAAGATTTGGTCGTCAGGCAGAATTCATTGAAATCGAGACTTCGACTGTTACTTAGAAAATTTGTCAATATTGCATCAAACACGCATCTAAATGCAGCTATACAAGTCATTGAAAGGGCATTGGTTGGAGTGAATCAGTATAGCCATTCGATATATGAAGTTTACACTGGAAATCCTAATGGTGGGacagtttcttctgatgttGCCGCTGGGATCGATTGCCTCCATCTGGTTCTTGAGTTTGTACCAGGTTAGCAGCCATAATTTTCTATATGATATTCTTGATACAGTTCACATTATTTGTTGTTAGGGAAGGTGATTTCAATCCATCACTTCTAATATGGATGTTAAATCAGCTTCCTCAGAGGATTCAGTAATGTACAAGTCTCTAATACCATCATGTATGAGAACTAGATTACTTACCCAAGAATACTAAACTTATATCTGGTGGGGCAGTAATTTTCAGGAATTGGTTTTTGCTTCACAAACATATTTTCTATGCCAAGTTGGCAAGTGCTCCCCTTGCAAATACAAGTCACCCTAGAATTCATGCCAATCAACCTTTAGGTTTGAGCAACAATATATAAAAATGAATTTATATTGTACGCATGACATTGATATTGATACATCCATTGTGATTTTTGCTTTCCTAATACACCATTTTAGTTATTTCTGGTCACCCACAGTGACAGTAAATTATCAGACAAAGTGGTAAGAGTACATTATAGACAGTGTCAATATCCAAAACACTTACATCTGCAGATCGAGTTAGTACTTATGTGCCAGGTAATAAGCATCAAGTTATTCATATCCATGAATATGTAATAGTACTTTGGAGAAATGTTTGATCCACACTCCACTCATATTTTGGCCCTCCCTTTGTAATATTAATTAGTGGCTTAGTTCTGGTGCTTGTCAGTAGTCAGTACCACATGGTGCAGAATTCACAAAAAAGTGTTTTTTAACTGACCCATATAATGTATTATAACACATCATTACATGGACTAATTGATGCTGTTTTGTATCTTTTGATCTAGGTAATTCTTGAAATGAGTAATGTGTAAAGGTGTACATTTATTTTCTGCCACTTTTATTTCAAGCAAAATCTTGGCATGAGCACTATAGGGTTTACATCTTGTTTCATTGAAGAATATCTATATGGAAAGCCTGCTCGGAAAAGGTtaattttaactatttttcAACCCATATTGCAGGAAACAAGCGTGTTTTTAAGAGAACTGTCCCAGGCCTAGTTGGTGCTTTATTCAACATTGTTCTACACCTTCAGAGTCCACTCATTTTCTACATTGAAAAGCTACCACCTCACTGTAGTGAGTTCCATCCAGATGCTGGAGCCGCTGTTCTAATGTGTGTGGAGGTTATCACATCATTTGTGGGGAGACGTTCTTTTCAAATTGATGCATCCCATGTTTCCCAGTGCCTGCATGTTCCTGTGACACTTTTCAAGGGCTTCAAACATCTTCTTTCTTGTCGGAGTATACCACGTTCTTCGGCAAAATATTGCAACCAAAGGACACAACAGCATGCAGATCATATTGAATATATACTCGATAGACAATTTTCAGTTGATCTCTATGCTGCATGTTGCAAGTTGTTATGCACTACTCTTCGGCACCAACAACGGTAGAGATTTTGACTCGTCTTGTGTTTCTTTCTTGATTTCGGATTCTTTGTCTCTGGTCTTCATAttgttcttttttcctttgttctAGTGAGGTTGGGCGGTGTGTGTCACTCCTGGAGGATTCAGTAAGCATACTTCTCGGTTGTTTGGAGTCTGCAGATTCCAAGATGATTAACATGGCAGGATGTTTTGCTTGGAACATGGAGGAGGCAGTAAAATGTGCTTCCTTTTTCAGAAGAATTTATGAAGAGGTTAGTGATGATTCTATTTTGTTATTTGTAGTAATACAAATCTCACTTTGATAGTGTGCCACGTCTAGCCATATGGTTGAGTTGTGCGGTCTGCTGGAATCCTGTTCTCTTTTGTATTTTGGGTTTACAAACTGCTAAAGAATTTTGGCATTTTTAAGCCATCTTTCCAGAATAGCTACTGCTAATAGTAGGCTTCGTGATGAACCGTTTGCTGCAACACCAGATTGCAGTTTGGCTTTCAGAAGTCAAAAACTTAATAACACCACAAAGAAATGCCGTCCATGCCACTCAGGAATGCATCTTTATGTTTCATGTGCCAACAGAACTTATATACTTTTGTCCTATTTTGTGGCCAATGTAGATGCGTCAGCAAAGAGAAATTCTAGGAAAGCACGCCATGTACTTCCTTGCCGGTTATATTTCCATGTTTTCTGGACAGGGTCCATTTCAGACAGGGATAACACGGTATGTTGTGCTGTAGACTCTAGAGAAGCTATTCCATATATGCTTTTGTCTCAGCAGAGTTGCTCTTTTACATGGCAGAGAAATTGACGAAGCCTTAAGACCTGGTGTGTATTCCCTGATTGATATATGTGAGGAAAGTGATTTTCAACAGCTCCACACATATCTGGGTGGTCCGTAACTCCTGCTCATTCTGCTTAACAGTTGTAACTTTTACACATACAAATATTTTCTCCAAGATAattgctccttttttttttttgctttacaGAGGGCCCATGCCGAACCACTCTTGCTGATCTGGTGCATGACTATAAATTACACTTCCAGTACCAGGGAAAGATCTAATGCAGCCTGTTATTGATTGTTGGAGTTGGTGTCATGTTTTGGGTGGACTAATTTGGCTTAATTGCTTTGCACCGACATTTGATCAAGGAGATATATGGTGGCCACAAAAGGTTTCCAATCATTACTTTTTACATTCAAGCCAAACCAAATAGAAGGTTTGTTCTGATTTCTTTATTCTTATTTTGCAGATTTAAAGCTTATCGAATCAACTGTTGGTATCCATAACATATGAGAAGGAACAAAGAAGATCATCCATAAGGTCTGTAGCTGCCTGGTGCTGTTCCATAAATTAACTTGGTAATATTAAGCACATGTTGATGTTTATAACTCAGGGGTAATATATAGCATGCTTATCCTTGACTAAACCAGTATTTTTGAAGCCACATTCAGTATCACTACAATTGAATTCCTTTTCCCAAGGCACTTAACAACAGTAAGGTAATAGGGTAGTTATGATCTAGTGGTGTATCATTGTTTTGACTACCTCATAAGACTTGACCGATCAAAGCGTTGTAATGTTAAAGCTTGAAACAGATCATAATTGGCAAAAGAGAATGTGAAAGTTGGTGTCTAGGTAATCTCTTGATTAAGTAAATTTACAAATGCTTCTGGTGcaatccaacatcatatttATCATTCAGAACCTAGCCGTGGTACTTCTGTTTTTCCCTTCTCATATTACTATGAGAATTGAACTATTTCATCATTCATGTGAAATTCCTGCGTTTGAAACAAGCCTTGGATGTTTGTTGTTCTCATGGCTGGGCTACTGCGTCTGCTGACTGGAAGCACATGCTGTAGAGACCAGCAGGGTAGCAGCTAATAGGGAAAAAGGTAAGAGAACAAAGGATAAAATAAGAGGAAATGAGGTGCAATACTGCTGATATGCATTAGcaaaaattcatccaaataaCTTCTGGAGCTGTGTATATGAGGGGTGGGTGGGTGTAACCGTGTAGGTCAAGTTTAAAGGTCAAGTTTGTAGAGTTATTTAAGGACAAGTGTGGACAGTTACCAAGAATACAGATCACTCTTGTGCACTTGTATCTCTTAATACCACAGTTCGACCCAAAACTGCCGACTTATGAGTTGCGGATAATCCATGCCCCTGTATGAGTCGTGGTCAGTGTCAATTCACGGCCACGAGAGAATATCTGAAGTGATAGGAGGGGATAAGGGAACCATGGAAGGTGTGATGTACTACACATGGTGGGGGCAGGCGGAGGAATTAGGTGGATGCGGCAACAAGATAGCCGAGAGGGGCCAAAAGCTGGCGCGCACACGCGCACAGTAGCCACTATCATTGGATAAAAAGGGTTGCTAGGCCACCGGGATGAATCAGATTCCCACGATATGTCTGTTATCCAGCTCTCTCTTGTCATGACTCGACACTTGAACCTGATCCATATGTCTATGCGTTCCACTGTGCGGCGCATCTAATTATGTTAATTTTGGCGAAGGTTCAAAATGGATTATTGGCAGTGCTGCTTCCAGTAGAAACCGTGCATTTTATCCTCGTATAATCGGGTCATGAAATCTTACAGTTTGCCTCAACGTGGAACAGGTAAAGATCTTCTGATTAACTTTTTATCAACCATGACCCTGATAAAACGTTTGATGTATGCCCATTCAAGAAACGTGCATgtaatttggttgcatttgcatttcaagatgttctgattgttttttttttttgggttattGGAACGCAACCTTCTGTGTATAATTTAAGTTTGAAAGCGTGCtgtaatatctttttttttttctgtttgcgTGTGGGCGTAAACTTCACAGTTGAAAAAGGATAGCTGAAGTTTTTCATTTACTGAAAAATGGTCGCAGGGAAGTCGCATCAACCCGGGGTGTATGTGCATGATTTCACACTAAAAAAAAGATCATATTTGTTGGTCAACACCAACCAACAAGTTGACCTCAAATGTTTCCATGCTCAGCCCAATCCAATCTTTCTGGATTTTCTTTCCCATCGTGTGCACaagctctctttttttcctctttcaTTTCAGCCATCAAGATCTAGTGCGTGATTTGTTAGTTCCAGATCTGTCCGTTCAGCCATCATGAGGCTCAGCTCTAATCCACATCCTTCGCATAGGATGCACAAAAAAGGCTAAGGCTTGCTGGAGGCTCTATCTCTTTTCCATGGCTTTGCTGCTGACTTTCTGGTCCTCCAACCAGCCCAGCACTAGTACgtgcaaagctcaacctccagtTAGCATTGGGCCACGTGTGCCGGAGCATTGTCACTCCTAGTCAGCACACTTCGTGCCCTAACCAGAGATCTCCAGCGCAAAAGGCAAAGCTGACCATACCCCGTGTTCCACGCTCCATGCAATCTCTGCAATGCTCTGGATTATAGGCAGGCATTTGCGTCACTTGCATGGCATTCGTGGTGTCCGTCATCCATGAGAGCCAACGCCCAAATCCTTGCACTGGGGCATTGGAGACCTCTCTTGGACTACTCCTTGATCCCAGCTATTCAGTGTCACCAGTAAGCTGCCATTTTCTTAGTTGAAGTTCTTACATCGGTCATCCAAAAAAAAGATCAGAAAAAACACACATGTAGACATTCAGCCCCTTCACGGACAGAATTCCAATCATCCACCGGCGAGGAATGGACCGTGTGGTGAACCATTAGTCGCACAGATGGCACTGCACCATTGAGCCGATCTGCCATCTGCCGACCATCCTCTGGTCCAATTTATTGGCCGTCGCAAACATCAACATCAATTCTTCCTGCCCTAGTGTCCTTGCAGGAGCAGTTCCAATCAAACGACCTGATCGCAACGCTCCAAGACTGCAGAGGTCCCCCTACGCCGAGGTAGCTTCGTCACTTTGCACGGTGGAGGGGACCCGCGGGGGGGAGTGCTCGTATTTTCCAACGATTTGGTGACGATGATAGTGGCAGAATTGTTTACAGAACTCAACCAAAGGACGCGCGCCTCTATTCATCTACTAGTCATGGCAACCCTAGCGTCAGCCACGGACTCAACACAAATTTATTGCCTCGGCAAGGCATGAAACCTACCTACACCTACACACCCCAATACCACAATAAATCTTAAAATATGCAGATATCTGATGATAGATTTTAGACGATAATCTGTTAAATTTCTAACCTTCTAATCGATGACGAGACTCGTGCTGGACTCCTCTTCCACCTCCAACGAACTTCGGCAAAGTTAGGATTTTAGGTTAGGGTTAGTGGTTTGGGATTTGGAGGGGGATTTTTGTGGCCTTTGGCGATAGAGGGATGTCGGGGAGGTTGCCGGCCCGACGGTGGAGGCGGTCGCAGGGCAGGGTGGCGAGGCGGCATGGGCGTCGTTGGTCGCGGGCAGTGGAGGACAAGCGATTGGGCGGGGATGGTGGCAAGGGTTTCGTGGTCGTAGTGGTTAGCGGCGGAGGCGGTTAAGAGCGATGGATCCGACGGTGCTGGTGTCATCGGAGCCGATCAGGTGGTGATGGAGGTGGGGGCGCCAGAGAGGTGGAAGATGAACTAGTAGGGGATGGGTGGCGGTGGAGACTAGAGTCGAGGGAGGGTGCCAGGGGTGGAAGGTGGGGGGGGCAGTGTCACGTTCCAAAAtactaattatgtaattaagcatgAATAATCGTTATCACATGTAATTATACGTATTTGTTTATCGAGTTGAGTCAAAATGTGTTTCAAGTGCTTTAGAGATAGTTTAGAGTACTTTAGAGAAGCCtaaaatacttagaaaaatataGAGAGTGAAGATAAGGGAACACTTGGAAAAATTCAGGAAAAAATCACCCTTGCGGTCTGATTGGGCTTACCCGCGGTTTGACTGCTAGGTGTGCAGCCATGTGGGCTTGCCATGTGGACTTACCGTGGTCTGACCAGAGCATTGGCAGTCTGACCGTCAGAGCACAGAGGCTCAACTTAAGTGAATTgatcactctctcttgctctctctctcacattCACTCTTTTCcccactccaccttagagagagaaggagaacttcaCCTCGACGTCCACGACGACCGGGGATCGATGATGGGAACCTCCTCAAGCTTCCGGAGGACTTCTCggagctcctcccctcttctccctcgtcgGAGGCACGCTCATCCAACCTCAAGCCCGCACGCCACCTCGAAGCTCGATTTCCAAATTGGAGCTTCTCCAGAGTAGATTGATCCGCTAGGAAGTTgccatacactaaggtgaggcatcaCCTACCGTTTCCCCATTGTTttcgagctcgattcgaccctcATGTCGTTTGATCCGATTTCAACCTAGTCTAGATtcaatccatggggtattttgagtttagctcagtgAATATTGtctaaatcactttagaagcactccactagtcccataaagcattttggtacccttcgtcgTTGAAGGTTTCACCGGAGTCCTTGCTCTGACCCCGCAAAGGCACTGTCGGCAAGGTCTAGCGATCTAACTATCGATAGgtccggtctgaccaccagttaGGGCCAAAAAATCCAATTTGAAAACCCTATATATAGGGGTCAGACCGtcactagggccggtctgaccgccatacAGCGGTCTGACCATCAGCATGcctacggtctgaccgctagagaccaaaaccttctgcacgctAGTGGTCTAACCGCTAGTTCAATGTTGGCCTGACTGTCAGCCTCTGAAAACTAGATGGACTTATGTTAGCTTATCCGAGGTTTCGAACTTCAAAACCCTATtcgaaaccctaatcacttagcgatcttttgcaaaaaaaattcgaAGCACGATGCTCTAGTATTATTCAAGTATGCATCATGTGCACACTAGTCCATCGTTTATTATTTATACAATGCATTCTTATTCTGTTTAGAGAGCGTTGTGCCGAAAATTCGAGTGAAGGTGACGCCAACCTCTTGGAGTTTTACGAAtgttgtgcgggaagtatcaggcaaaacccaaagcagcaaggcaatcatataagcatattgcaccctttgattgaattgtggagtctaaattgctaagttatgctttatgtaagtttgcatgtacGATGAATCAATATAGGGCGTCTATGGGTAGAatctatattgatgcattatctctatcttgagttgttgattatccatattcttgtagccttgataatattGTCGATGCCTAGCTTAAGAGTCGTTCGAAatgtttagcaatgcataggtcatcgtagaagtcgagcaatgattcatccattgttcgcgagcttatggcttaattattgttcacaaatattgattatgatattgatggttggatgaATAGTGAGGTTGAGGCCAGATGGGGGCGATTCTAGGGGTGTCTTCTATCCCGAAGGAGTTCCTTGGGTAGTTCAGAAGAGGAGTCCAGGTAGCATAGATCGCTTGTATCATTTAAGCACCATATATCGGTGTAATTGGCTTTAGTACTTTTCATACTAACCACATactgatataatgg of Phragmites australis chromosome 3, lpPhrAust1.1, whole genome shotgun sequence contains these proteins:
- the LOC133911848 gene encoding uncharacterized protein LOC133911848 — encoded protein: MEPTAATASPGAARKRRRRSRSPPRDGEGPSEPKSARPRFGGGGGARGAWEHLDLVLSLQGKDLSLERKIELAVEFLTTQSNNSSHGHKVHSIHLSRLVSFIGSWVQSILIFPENSKKMSQPFDPALDSRCWVILRVCIEKKPSISISLNLLKSLSRVARHGLSRVDSNTSCAGSESFELFERVLDCMSSLFSSNTRAFFNAGLDLWTSCTIEVINLAQNGAANEKSCCPVLQNLANCLLGQFSSFLRFYANPKNIFHAFVDRNLEPLLELLVLLNSQENSNKHKHAGAMLKIVEDVLSNGLFHPQHLSGYFDLKSLNKTSAAKDIKGSYHRHLFERFKGIIAENKAVLLAGFGYLLQLFVSRARNQRTTLTPSRIALSRVQKSSEGSEEPQQHRESLFEVFMLFMEPLMLQCKSYSQKEFTDLGVTRLVEVHCMLKSINVMLTTLIEEKIYVPTEDTSEGSYFNFLQDNYTVLISISEKIYKFWVSAVHLEDVSIKKIVPLMFAEIIAAVGHFLEIEYKVLGDDLVKLWLMIFALSAINASSKDIKSCFLLASKISSLSSQVICTFSELRQVSRSIFRLCDAVRTFRAGGPDAVQGTFSVASLSSQTCLESLTTLLSSETLMGAIRTSVKSMPEGQSSRCIDELTLDLTETLKWMRGRSIEDDLKEQGESPSIAGKSVFDQKVELLGRHLSELYTTVLDSMTVTASNSTLVGKSVERLVNAIQPNFSHLVRNESNSLSEFVSSVMGKQMSKKEHARWQKIPSFSLIFVLFFRLYISCRSLYQQSIGLMPPDVAAKAAEQVKSPFIVCSGKEWTNPANILGEGYFAWIVESSSSLLDVIESLSKSLSRNCSSFAPLVYSFHVMAMQRLNDLNRQIKAFDFLLEDGAQQLDKEDIGNTQLLKESCSLEAARLTSFMMSYVRLLSSGDNDPFECYEIIGSWDLSVCSLNEGSFPIATWQLLCDNIDIWSSHASRKDLKNFFSNLIRFSFVQKWSCTDTEENIGTLSSYRKINLRNISVGLLCDTIIYDKKVLLKNLASSFCHALKKSISSFVNNSDEDNALLDSSPDLMEIICNLENEKLIGTDSDATHAHCIDKYWICENLLNFLSTVPGFHAKSKSFLRLINYILHFERLLLLKLLGRRCEFCNPMKLLHLFICCRRAMKNLILKFGKERPDSKQYLALSKKFGNLYSLVWFLRSVQEIVGSSHKIFDECTDEVKNTIFSLVNKTSELFSTLANLNSIICLLGYKKQIKSSLTGSPIESNTSEHDEQTFDIVENSALECVKSMAELLQKTTTVIPVTVKDSKCVIKLENCRNTVCWNRLSCTMSCIGGFLWGLISALESTLENYPIASLEERKMMLQYYSRFSTYIAKFETFVDICLHVLFMGNKDSGSVDLISVRLPQELDCENGFLNIDAAMDEWKKYDLKDNEFPAHSNGISGVSCESHGFDLSNIQSMQNFHLENLLKGECPLIALTLREVYNVSAAIVKLHGTLSFPSNNSRQTCSPARQLSLGTMVGTAFVTLQKIADMSSWPHMFSLVWIDGVLRYLEVLVSAFTLPELNISIELYTQIVHTHLRAIGKCILLQGKNATLPTHEIGSSTKTLQLQNASGYVFPKDLVVRQNSLKSRLRLLLRKFVNIASNTHLNAAIQVIERALVGVNQYSHSIYEVYTGNPNGGTVSSDVAAGIDCLHLVLEFVPGNKRVFKRTVPGLVGALFNIVLHLQSPLIFYIEKLPPHCSEFHPDAGAAVLMCVEVITSFVGRRSFQIDASHVSQCLHVPVTLFKGFKHLLSCRSIPRSSAKYCNQRTQQHADHIEYILDRQFSVDLYAACCKLLCTTLRHQQREVGRCVSLLEDSVSILLGCLESADSKMINMAGCFAWNMEEAVKCASFFRRIYEEMRQQREILGKHAMYFLAGYISMFSGQGPFQTGITREIDEALRPGVYSLIDICEESDFQQLHTYLGEGPCRTTLADLVHDYKLHFQYQGKI